In Deltaproteobacteria bacterium, the DNA window GGGCGCCCGGACGGTTCGTCGTCCCCTGGTCGAAGGGGATACCCACGACCGTGATGTCGACACCCTTGAGCTCCCGCGTGTACTGGCGCCGCCCAAACGAGAGCTCACCGGCATACGCGGCCGCCATCGCGATTGCTTGACTGAGATCTTCACCGAGATCCATGGCGCGTGCTCCTTTCACCGAGTCTGCGGGTTCTCGTTCAACGCGGCTCGCACCTCGCGACGAGCCAGTCGGCGATCCGGGAAAACACCTCTGCAGGCGCAGCTAACCCGGCCAGCAGATCGTCGTGCCCGAAGTCGACGCTGAACCCGCCGGCGACTCCCGCGCGCAAGAAGGTCTTGTCCGAACTGCCGCAGGCGTCAAAGGCCTCGCGCACCGCCTCTGCTGGGCGTTGCAGATCGCGCGCTGCGGCCATGACCAGCAGCGGCAGCCTGACCTCGTCGAGGCGTTCGGAATAGACCACCGAGCCGTCCCGGCTGCACATCGTGCGCTCACGCACCCAGAGCGCGAACTGATCGACCAAGTCCGTTGCCTCGTCGGGGATGCCGTTGCGCATGTAGCGGGCGACCACCAGCGGATCGCTGTTGCAGGCGCGGAAGCTGCTCTCGAGGACGCGGGCGCCGAGATAGGCGAGGATTGGCCCGGCCAGCCGCGAGCCGGCGCCGAACGGCACCCGGCCGCGGCGGCGTGCCTTGGGGGCCGATGTCACACCTGGTACCAGTGCGGTCGGCGGCGTTAGCACCGGGGAGCCGCAGGTGACCGCCGCCCGGATAGCCGTGGCGGTGCCGGCGATGGCGGCCGCGTACAACGCCTGGCCGCTCATTTCCATGCCGATCCAGAACGTCTGCGTGGCGCCGTTGATCTCACAGGTCCGGCCCACCACCGCCGGCAGATCGCGCTCAACGAAGTCGTCGAAGTTCCATTGCAGTGACCGAGCGTTGCCGCCGTCCGGCCAACTGTCACCGCGACCCCGCAAATCCACGAGCCAGGTGTCGAACCCGTGCCGGGCGAGGTACCGGGCCAACGAGTAGCGCGGATGGAGATCGAAAATGAATCGGCTGCCCGCCATTCCGTGACTACAGATCACCGGGAAAGGCCGAGGCCGTCCCGCCGCCCGATACCGGTACAAGGCCAGGTTCCACCCGTCTGCGGTGCGCGCCGTGTGGCGCTCATCCTCTGCCGTGCTCCAGTCAAAGCGGCGGTAGGAGCGACCGAGCGTGAACAGGGCGGCAGCTAGAGTTGCCGCCCCCTG includes these proteins:
- a CDS encoding alpha/beta fold hydrolase codes for the protein MTGATRESGLLQGAATLAAALFTLGRSYRRFDWSTAEDERHTARTADGWNLALYRYRAAGRPRPFPVICSHGMAGSRFIFDLHPRYSLARYLARHGFDTWLVDLRGRGDSWPDGGNARSLQWNFDDFVERDLPAVVGRTCEINGATQTFWIGMEMSGQALYAAAIAGTATAIRAAVTCGSPVLTPPTALVPGVTSAPKARRRGRVPFGAGSRLAGPILAYLGARVLESSFRACNSDPLVVARYMRNGIPDEATDLVDQFALWVRERTMCSRDGSVVYSERLDEVRLPLLVMAAARDLQRPAEAVREAFDACGSSDKTFLRAGVAGGFSVDFGHDDLLAGLAAPAEVFSRIADWLVARCEPR